In Pieris rapae chromosome 10, ilPieRapa1.1, whole genome shotgun sequence, the genomic window CTTTCGGGCTTCAGCCAAATGGGCAGGCACGACCGGGGCAGTACCACTGTCTCACAGAAAACCGGCGTGAAGTGATGCAATAGGTTTATCTTATTGTACTCGCGTTTCGTTCGGTGAGTGAGACTCCCGGAGCccatccccccccccccttccccAGAGTATGACGGTgcagtttaaagaaagattaccCCAGGGGGGTACCACACGTGGAGAATCCCCCTCTGGGCGTCCATCATCGGAACAATCAGTATCCGGTGGTGGATGCACAGGCTGCCCTTCGTATTCTGGGGTGGGCAAAAACTGCgctctaaacaaaacatccaGTTCTAGTTTTAGGTTTCGATCTCGGGGCAAACGGAAGAATTCGCCGAAGGCAACCCCTTCCACGCTCACAGTGGACTTTACCAATGTTAGGGGGCTCAATTCAAACCTAAGCGCGGTTCACTTTCaccttgaatttatttatttatttatttattaggaaaccaaacagagacatccttaataaaaacaaagtcaaaaataaaaaaatacaaacacactggatgcctccacaacaggttacacttatatatattgaatctGCGAAGCCGGCCTTATTCTTCCTGACTGAGACTCAGATATCCTCCCCGGCTGATACTTCTTACCTCTCCTACCCGGGGTACAAAttggaacattcatttgtgccgcgGGCGGGAGTTTGCGTGTACGTCAGAGAGGATGTCTGTTCTCGTCGCCTTGGGACGCTTGAAGGAAGGGACCTATCTAACCTCTGGCTCCGCATAGACTGCGATGACCATCCGCGATTCTATGCGTGCCTGTATAGGTCCCATAGCGGAAATGACGAAACTGACCGACTCATCGAGCACATCCAAATGGCTACAGATTCCCTGCTTGAAAGGGTTCCTACCGCCGAAATCGTGatacttggcgattttaacgcccaccatgccgattggctcggctctgaaaccaccgatcacgcgggaagatcctttcacgactttgctttagcctacgacctgacacaaatggtccctgcgattacgcgaataccagatgtggacggtcataaaccctctttgttggaccttctgctgacttcgcatccggagaactatcaagtctccgttgacccgccattgggttcatcggatcattgtgtggtccggagtactgtgccatctacgcgcccttcgcggtcgcgctttttgggttttcgccgtatttggcactacaagtcagcagattgggacgggatgcggtctttctttgcgtcctacccttgggggcctatttgcttttcgtctgaagctccagattccgtcgctgcctctgtcgccgaagtggttctgcagggaatggaactctttattcctttttctgcGGTGCCGATCGGTGGCAAGTCTCAGCCCTGGTTTAAGCGTTCTTGCAAGGCAGCCTCGCGTCGAAAGCGAGAATGCTTTAAGGCATGGGCAGAAGCGGCGAAATCTCGTGATGCTAATACCAGCGAactcaaaaaagcatataactcagcctccaggtccttcaaacgggaaatcactaaagcaaagtcagagcacattgccagatttggcgagagattggcccaactcccttcggggactcgagccttctggtctctAGCCAAAGCTGTCCAAGGGAATTTTTGTCAGCCCTCCATTCCACCATTGCACAGGGAGGATGACTCGCTGGCCCACACTGCGAAGGAGAAGGCCGACCTTTTAGGCTGTCTCTTCGCGTCCAACTCGACTTTGGATGACCGAGGGAGATCACCACCGAGCATTCCACGGTGTGATTCTTCGATGCCGGAAGTTAAATTCCGGCAACGTGCTGTCCGTAAAGCATTATCTTCCTTGGACAAACATAAGTCGAGTGGGCCGGATGGTATTCCTCCAATTGTGCTGCGTACTTGTGCTCCTGAGTTGGCTCCGGTCTTAACGCGCCTTTTCCGGTACCTGTACTCGCTTGGCACTGTCCCGGAGTGCTGGAAGATCGCTtcgatacatccgatccctaaaaaaggcgatcgctccgatccgtccaactatcgcccaatagcgataacctccttgttctccaaaataatggaatccattattaattgccagctcctcgagtatctggagggccaccagctgataagtgactctcagtacggctttcgtcgtggtcgttcggctggtgaccttcttgtataccttacgcatagatgggcggaggcaattgagtccaagggggaggctctagcggttagtttggacatagcgaaagccttcgatcgggtgtggcacagagcactgctctcgaagcttccagcctatgtgcttcccgagaaattatgcgattggatctccagctttctggccgatcggagcatcaaggtcgtcatcgacggagcatgttccgaccttaaacccgtgaacgctggggtcccacaaggctgtgttttatccccgaccctgtttcttctgcatatcaatgatatgttgcaacttagccacattcactgctatgcggatgacagcactggggacactctttacactggccgggcaagtatttctcgggcagatgtcgatgagtaccggaacaaacttgtgtctgaagtagaaaccctactacgtggagtctctgactggggcagactaaacctagtccaatttaaccccaaaaagacacaagtttgcgcgttttccgctaaaaaaacaccctttgtcgctactcctctattcgaaaacactctccttaaagccacagctagcattggaatacttggcgttgacatatcgaacgacgttcagtttcgcggtcacttggagggaaaggcaaaattagcctccaaaaagctcggtgtgctcagcagggcgagacggtacttcactccgggccaccgcttgtaactatataaagcgcaaattcggccccacatggagtactgttcctacctttgggcgggtgctccccagtaccagcttcttccacttgaccgtattcaacgaagagcggttcgaatcgttgacgagcaaaatctctccaagcggcttgatcctttggcgttgcgtagatgtggggtctctctgcatcttctaccgcatttaccatggagagtgttcagaggagttgttcggattaatacctgcagctgagtttcatcatcggacgtcgaggcagaatacgaaattccacccgtatcacctcgacgtccgccgttccacaactgcgcgtttttccaggcagtttttgccgcgcaccaccactctgtggaaccagctgccaactgaagtatttccgaaccaattcgacttagggtccttcaagaaaagagcgtaccaattcttaaaaggccggcaacgcactcgcgagccctctggcattgagggtgtccatgggcggcggtatcacttaacatcaggtgagcctcctgcccgtttgccccctgttctaaaaaaaaaaaaaaaaaaaaaaaaacattaagccgtttttccttttctaaacattttcagtgttacctagaaACTACTAAAGTcttactattataattaagtagtcattttttaaaacaaatttttcctaaatatgtaacaaataatatatagtattccCATTGTATGCAAtagctatttaatattatttattatttcaaccCAAATCATttctttctattaaaattgatCACTCATGTAActctagttaaatatattatgtgaaattcatttttgttttaccatTATTGCATACAAACTTGAAAcactgtatatataaatataatactttctACAAACATAACTAAGTttctacaaataattataactaatggAATGTTTTTTCGTTACCAATATGGTATAGACTAGTGCTATAAATTTAACtacaatgttataattaacaaagttttacataatgtataaaaacctTGATAAACTACagtcattaatataaaataaataattacaaaatttacagttatttagtaacaatagaaaaattttACTAAGAATAGTAGTCCAGTCAGAGTAGAAAACATAAAACTAACCGTTAGGCATTAACCTAAGTTGCAATATCACTTTGGACGcactttttcataaaaataaatctgggGTATGCTATTCACATCTTTCATGAGAACTTTCCGTTTCACAAACTTAAAATGTTCATATGCAAATTCATACAACTCATTTTCCATCTTCCATatatcagatttttttatccgTTCTATTGTTTCTAATGTGGGCTCAATTTTAGAACTTGTTTGCCTCAAGTGGGACTTATTACTACTTAAGTAATGCTCTATTGCACCTTTGAAGAACCGTGGCAATACAGCCTCTAATACTGAGATAAAATCTAACATTTCTTCAGTAACTCCTACTAATAAGTAGTGGTTAATGAGATTGTGCTTTGCTTGATCTAATGCCCACTTATTTCCTGGTTtcctgtaaatatataaatataaaatatttatctattgtatataaaaaatgcccACAAAAACTCTAtctctaaatataatataactgatcaatctataaaattaacatgtttctttttgttattgtaCATTTAAGTTTCACTACAATTATTGAATCAAACATAGAAAAACAGAATAGAAaatcaaacttttaaaagtaaCAAGATAACACACATTATCTTGTTTTGTAAAAGTTAAGTCTTCTGTCTGCCAAAGTTTGCTGTACTGGTTTCTATAAAACTTGGGTTAATTTAAGATACCAACCAACACTCAGCAGCATGTCCGCAGAAGAAAGGTACCTGCAGCCACATGTTGCTTGGATCACAGTCTGGCTGTCCTTTTGCAACACAGTCATCAAATGTCTGAAAAACATATTGaaccattaaaataaaccatgaattaataattacaacctttttaaaaacataaacattaacTTAACTACAATAGactataatgatttaaaaaaggacCATACCATTTTGTCCCCATGCTTCTTCCTGACAAGATGTGGTCTGAAGTTGTCCCCATgtcttaagaaataataataagaaacaaGCCGATCCAGCGgctttcttattaaatttataaataagggtTTTGTTGTTGTACCCAACCTGTAgcacaatattaattatgatgggtaattaaatgttttagatgtaaaattaatttaattatattataaaaccataataatatttttgtaactaatagttataaaagaattattgAAAGTAGTCTAAGTATGCCAATTAGAATGCTTCATTACCCCTGGAATCATAATTAATGGCCAACCATGTCAAGATGTTACAGGCTCCtagtttattgtaaattacaatgtttttaaatataagaacaTTTGtacataaagtaataaatcaattacatatgaagtacaaaaaattaacggATTCTCACCTATCAAAGTTGAGGAATGCCATATGTCCGTGATATAGTGCAGGTTTGATTTCTTGCCACTTTGTCACATTTTGGGCGAATTTATACTGGTTATTCAGTGACATAACATGCATGTTCGCAGTTATGTTGATATgcaaaactttaaaatgaTTCTTCTTGCACAAATCATATGCTACACCAACAAAACTGGTAGACCCAGTCTTTGGTACCCTGTTGTATATAACGACCAAATCATCGTCATCTTTTTCTGTCGGCTTCGGGAAAAACTGACGAGATTGCGAATGCGTTTGAACTAATTTGTATTCTGAAATGTGTCAAGTGCATTAGaaatagtttcatttaattcactgaataaaaacctttaaataCGGACCTAGCTTTTGATAACCCTCTTCTAGACGAGTTACTTCGGACtggaaatataaaactacaataacaataatgcataaagaagaaaatagCCATAATTTATGAATGTTCAACATAATATTGCGAGGCAACCGCGTAAAGCTAAAAGTAAATGAGCActgacataattttatatgagttTAACATTCGTGTCCCACTACTCGCAACACCCACACAGCAAAATTatcaacataattatttttatttctatgttagAACATCAACATCAACACGAAAATACTTTGTCGCGCGCCCTATAATCACAGACTAGCAGACAGCTGGCAGACTATAACGTCGAAATCGTGAATACAACAGCTTATGAAGATACTATAGACAGATTAGTTACGAGACATGAGTAAGACGTTTGAGTTTACATAAGATAATTGTCAATTGTGTCATTGACAATAACTTGAAGTAgtctaaatatgtaatatagactgtcaagtataagttggcgttccagtggcggcgcctcctacaaccctctgtgttgccactttttttgtttagtttggattgatggatattcttagatattacattaaaggtaaataaaaaactcaataacaaaaaattattttttatagtaattatggtctgttagaggcattattccttccatgaattcttcagagtcatctgtgtcagaagaatctgagtcgctgctattcaaatcaattaaaaatggttccattactgtttcaaggcggttgtctgtcatacgataattattttcaacatttataacgtgattagtgtttctgccattcttcagcagttattttggaaaatgcactatggattctctgttccatgttttcagagaggccagtaacatttgtgtctgcaaatattcttttgaacgAACTCCAAATGAATTCTATTGCATTAAAGTCACAATGATAAGGCGGAAGTCTTACAGCCTTATGaccatgtttctttaatatttcatcaattaagTAGACATTCTCCtgattgattgtttttataatttcatacaattctgCTTTTTTCATGGTTTCCAAGTATgaaagattgtttttttttatgaaatcttgCATCTCTTGTTTCTTACTGTTCATTGTCacgcgtttatttattttaatacagtgaTATGACGCATTGTCCATCACTATTAATGAATTGGGCTCTAAGTTTGGGATAAGCTTTTCTTGTAGCCATTTACTGAAGTTATCTCCATTCATCTCGTCATGATAATCTCCACTTTTGGTCTTAGATTTGAAACACAAAAGACTATTGGGGATAAAACCTTTCTCACTTCCGGCATTCACTATGATCCATCTCTGACCTTCTGAGACTTCTGTAAGGACACCTTCAGTTTCCTCAGACtgccaacattttttaactttatagccAGGGTGTAAATAAGTCTCGTCCAAATAAACGATTGGCCTCGGATTGTCACTCCTTCTATTATTGTCTATTTCTCGATCTACCTGGAGTGACTAGTTTTATCGTCTTAGCCTCGGAAGTAGTGTTCTCTGGTGTGGAATTGTCATCACAAGCTGTGGATGTGGAAGGTCCTTGAGCTGCTTGATTAGGGACTTCAGTTCtcgctgtaaaattactttccatgatttttccctctgaaactatacggttcacggttctttcagaaacaccttaaataaaacaaaaaatattttaagttatccatcaatcacatttactttcaaaagcaattattatttttccctaaatttggggatataaatatcacttttaactggcaatactttacctgtcaaagccgctgttcgagcattcacttgttgaaatggaataatcggcccattgttacgtttctcctcttcacaaaaacgttttacagctagaataatttctctagctgcactccgcactacttttggcatgtttcgtaataatttttacactttaaaacacaaattattagcaccgacacacgtgaggctaccaagctgttagaactgtcaacacaactgtcaaaattagtacctttttCTGCCACACGCCAACTTACACATGACAACCTATAGAATTCGTAAGCAAAGTTCCCGCTAGTGAGTTAGTGACtcttatccctgaggtcgcAGGTTCGAACCCGGCTATGCATGTCTGAAGAAAacgtcgtgaggaaaccggcatgccttagcACGGAAAATAGTCGACTTATCGGGTTATATCCGGCCTACTTCCCAATCAGAAAAATGATtatacagatacagaaattttagGCTAAGACCtgaaagatttaaattaaaccaccagtttttttaaattttaaaattcatttcacATTTTAGACTATTTAGTATTAGTTAAAGAATTTAGATTCGTTTAGCGATCTGTTTAacgacaattttatattatcttattatattaacttaaatctaCCTACTTTAATCCAAATAATGTGCCAGAAATCATCTTTATATCTTATCTCGGGtcgtcaaatataatttatatctgaTAGATAACCGGAAGGATATTAACTAACTTATCAAatcgtaaaataatatcagaAATATTGTATAGAATTCTTTTACCTAACTGTTTATATGGAGTGAGACCATTAATACagttatataaactaaaaattcaaATGGCAAAAgacgtattaaaatatagttagaAGACTAAAGCGACAggcaaataaaatgaatgttgAAATGCTAATTTAAAGGCGAGGAAATATtgtaactattaaaatgttaaaaaatttaccaaCGGTAAGaactattttcaattattacagGCCTGTAGACTCCATTTCATGTTCTTACACATATCGTAGTAATTCATACTAGGCTCACATTCAGCTTGCATAGAAATCGTCGTCGAAGGGCTTCTGTCTATATTGCTTCAGTCAGTCCCAACCATTCGGTGAAGTAGCacgttatttataaacacagAGCTACAGAAATAATGTGAGGGACGACATTTCAGAATGGAGGTGGaccgtatattttatatattcggtAGTTTTTCAAGGAAAAAGCAGGACAGACGCAAGTCTTTAGAACAAACTTCTGTAAGTGCTGGGAACAGTCCTATGAAGGTTAGATCTAGACCTGGGAGCCAAAACATGCCAGCCAGAACATCTGCATACCAATTAGATAACGTGGTTAGAGAATGGGAGTGTGGGGTGTGTAAGAAGGAGCTGGTGGAGCCAAGGTTGCTAGCCTGCCTACACAGCTTCTGTACAAGGTGTCTTCAGGGTCTACCGTTGGAAGGAGAGTCAGAAAACTGGAGCGATATAGATGGTATGTATTGATTTTGGATTAGGTCGCGCATTTAAGTGAATTACACGAGGTGATAGGTGAAAATTAGTTTAAGCTATTGAAGCCTTATGTAGGATTTTAGGATAAAGAATTTGCAGCTTAGTTTTCTAAATCGGTACGGCTGTTCTATTCAATTACAAACCAATACAAAACTTATTATACgaataaaaagtttgtatatgGCTATGGTTTGAGcactacatataaataaataaaaaaataagccttttttagtttacttacatacaaataatagtcttgttagtaattaagtttgtattctaaatttacttgtgttagtttttcctTAACCTtactattaaactattattccTCATTCTGTAAGAACTCCTCTGTAAGTGAAGGCCTTCTCCAAAGATAGTCAGTTCACTCTAGATCGGGTTATGAATCcggttgtttttttatgtcttCCCAGCTAGCCACAGGTCTACCTGTCTTTCTCTTCTGCGTTACTAGAGCGATATAGCGATACCTATATACCCTGTGTTatgttagttaatatttatagttttaattaaaagtaaaccggtttaacaaaatattatttccatgAAAACGAAAatccatataatattataacttttaagtCCACCTCGTTGTTTAAAGGTTAAATGGAAACCTAAGATTTACGCTTCCGTAAAAGTTctgtagaataaaattaaccaTACGAATTGTAAACCTTTCCTAATTGGAAATTCCCCTAGCAATTTACGTCCCGTGTGTTGTGTAGTTTAAACCGACAATTTTATAAGCTTTAGTTAAGTCCTAAAGTATGCCACTCACCCTTAGGTAGTGCTTTCTAATACCGGTTGTACCTCatgatcattaaaaaaatctaaaaaactaTGCTAAAAATAAGGTCAGATGCAGAgaactatatataattacaccTACGTCacatatctaaataaaaatcacgtAACATTAAATGTCATCTAATTATACTGTTTACGCATTACCCTAATTAACTGATAgatcaaaatatacattacacataaatattattgtgaaagCGCAGCCTATTTTAGTTTGCCAAAATCTTGCGAAACAGTCagatagtttaatttttttaatgtctcaTTCTAAAAGCATTGtatcaaagtaaaatatatattgtacatGGTATATTATTGATTGTTTACtcgtaaaatgtttttaaatatacctacataaataGATATCTCACGGGCAGGACTATtactatttagttttatgtatttaagtgACATTAGTCTGATATCGGTCTGGTCATTTATGGGTATTTAAAATACGGACTTTTCTTAAATCGAAATATGAAAGCAGTGGCCCATAGGTTCGACAATAGCAGGTGGCTGTTGCTGAAGATGTTGCTAAGacggaatattatttattggtgtccagcattttatatataggtgAAGGGTTTAGtgacaatacaaaataacgtCACTAAACCCATCAGTTGAGCGAATTCAACGAATTCCTTCTACCAGGCGGAGAAAAACTTAAATCAATTACTTTCAACGTTTCACCATATTTccaaataagtaaaattagtattttaaatatcactcAATTCACCGTGTGATTGTGGCAAGAGATTCGAGCGCTATTCTCCACTGTGTGTATTAGTACTTCGATTTGAAGCGTTCGATTCTCGACGCATCAATTGTTTCGTTAAACAAACATGTCTACGCCATACAGAGCCACTTTTCATAAAGGATAGCTGTGAGAAGCTCCGCTATATATTCATTGCTTAAGTGTATAAAACagctataataaaatcttgatTTCATCACTGAAACCGCTCTAAAAGACCAATAAAAATTCTACTGgtcaatagaaataa contains:
- the LOC110992300 gene encoding heparin sulfate O-sulfotransferase → MLNIHKLWLFSSLCIIVIVVLYFQSEVTRLEEGYQKLEYKLVQTHSQSRQFFPKPTEKDDDDLVVIYNRVPKTGSTSFVGVAYDLCKKNHFKVLHINITANMHVMSLNNQYKFAQNVTKWQEIKPALYHGHMAFLNFDRLGTTTKPLFINLIRKPLDRLVSYYYFLRHGDNFRPHLVRKKHGDKMTFDDCVAKGQPDCDPSNMWLQVPFFCGHAAECWKPGNKWALDQAKHNLINHYLLVGVTEEMLDFISVLEAVLPRFFKGAIEHYLSSNKSHLRQTSSKIEPTLETIERIKKSDIWKMENELYEFAYEHFKFVKRKVLMKDVNSIPQIYFYEKVRPK